In one Sporomusa sphaeroides DSM 2875 genomic region, the following are encoded:
- a CDS encoding GGDEF domain-containing protein yields the protein MANILSGFTTIPFGVLVVIFIAYFQMPVNDALFAMLDSSAYILYGAGMILSWWFNRSRVFFITMLLALSQYALSGTAAADTGIAALPAVLYPVLCTLLPMNIFVFSLLKERGIFNTWGLGRFAIILFQVFYVAMAITANDSTMLSFFHKEFLAEDLSCITKIPQVALLAYAAAFLLLFIRQLKTRSRLDRTFAAVLVSTMLGLQWQAEPLALPVFFAAAGIMLIIAVIQDSYSMAYLDELTGLPARRALKEELMKLRGEYTIAMVDIDFFKKFNDTYGHDTGDDVLCLVATVLRKVTGGGKAFRYGGEEFTIVFPHTPLADALPHLEKLREAIEKTPYAYRGKRAHKTKKKATKKLFVTISIGAAERSEKHAETHEVIKAADTALYRAKKKGRNCVSK from the coding sequence ATGGCAAACATACTGTCAGGATTTACCACCATTCCGTTCGGGGTGCTGGTTGTGATCTTTATCGCCTATTTTCAAATGCCTGTCAATGACGCATTATTTGCGATGCTGGATAGCTCTGCCTATATCCTATATGGTGCCGGAATGATTCTGAGCTGGTGGTTTAACCGCAGCCGGGTCTTTTTTATTACTATGCTGCTGGCGCTTTCCCAGTATGCGCTTAGTGGCACAGCGGCGGCCGATACCGGAATTGCGGCGTTGCCGGCAGTACTGTACCCTGTGCTTTGTACATTGCTGCCGATGAATATATTCGTTTTTTCGCTGCTGAAAGAACGGGGAATCTTTAATACCTGGGGCCTGGGCCGGTTTGCGATTATTCTTTTCCAGGTATTTTATGTTGCGATGGCGATTACCGCCAATGACAGTACCATGCTCAGCTTTTTTCATAAAGAATTCCTGGCTGAAGACCTGTCCTGCATAACGAAAATTCCGCAGGTGGCATTATTGGCCTATGCGGCTGCGTTTTTATTGCTCTTTATCAGGCAGCTCAAAACCCGGTCCCGGCTGGACCGCACCTTTGCCGCGGTACTGGTTAGCACTATGCTGGGGCTTCAGTGGCAGGCCGAGCCGTTGGCGCTGCCGGTATTTTTTGCCGCTGCCGGGATCATGCTGATTATTGCCGTCATTCAGGATTCTTACTCCATGGCCTATCTTGATGAGCTGACCGGGCTGCCGGCCCGCCGTGCCCTCAAAGAAGAGCTGATGAAGCTAAGAGGCGAGTATACCATCGCGATGGTGGACATAGATTTTTTTAAAAAATTTAATGATACCTATGGCCACGACACCGGTGATGACGTGCTGTGCCTGGTGGCGACTGTTTTAAGAAAGGTGACAGGGGGCGGGAAAGCCTTTCGTTATGGCGGTGAGGAGTTTACCATTGTCTTTCCCCATACGCCGCTTGCCGATGCCTTGCCTCATCTGGAGAAACTGCGGGAAGCAATAGAAAAAACACCGTACGCCTACCGGGGAAAACGGGCGCACAAGACCAAGAAAAAAGCCACGAAAAAGCTGTTTGTAACCATCAGCATTGGAGCGGCTGAACGCAGCGAAAAGCATGCG